A DNA window from Thermogemmatispora onikobensis contains the following coding sequences:
- a CDS encoding MBL fold metallo-hydrolase — protein MRVISLGSGSSGNALLIEAGPNGRTRLLIDAGLPCRTLINRLHLAGVSPAQILAVLLTHEHDDHTMALPTLLRRYDPLVIADPATLAALVDNSRQGQEPNTTAGSRPDAAQPRFHRPGEEYPVRQGQDEQQRARVERGRASSQPLRRTLALPAGSSCLLGDIEIVSFPVPHDAAAPCGYLLSAGGCRVCVVVDSGSVTPIMLEAMRQADLLILEANHDRERLLRGPYSYALKMRILSPTGHLSNEQAAQAILQTWRADGLRWIWLAHLSQVNNTPHLALRSVQRYLAEAGATLQQVHLATLPRAMGAAWDSTRLWHDEYWWRCETLGER, from the coding sequence ATGCGCGTCATTTCTCTGGGGAGTGGGAGCAGTGGCAACGCCTTGCTCATCGAGGCAGGCCCTAACGGACGAACCAGGCTCCTGATCGATGCTGGCTTGCCCTGTCGCACACTGATCAACCGTCTCCATCTGGCTGGCGTTTCTCCCGCCCAGATACTTGCTGTTCTCCTCACTCACGAACATGATGACCACACAATGGCCCTTCCCACGCTGCTGAGGCGCTACGATCCTCTCGTCATCGCTGACCCTGCCACTCTGGCAGCTCTGGTGGACAACTCGCGGCAGGGGCAGGAACCGAACACGACAGCTGGCAGCCGACCTGACGCAGCACAACCTCGCTTTCACCGTCCAGGAGAAGAATACCCTGTCAGACAAGGACAGGATGAGCAACAGCGTGCTCGTGTAGAGAGAGGGAGAGCCTCATCGCAGCCCTTGCGACGAACACTGGCATTGCCCGCTGGCAGCTCCTGCCTGCTTGGCGATATCGAGATCGTTTCCTTCCCGGTCCCTCACGATGCCGCGGCTCCCTGTGGCTACTTGCTCTCTGCCGGAGGATGTCGAGTCTGTGTGGTAGTAGATAGCGGCTCCGTCACCCCAATCATGCTAGAGGCCATGCGTCAGGCCGACCTGCTGATTCTAGAGGCCAATCACGATCGCGAAAGGCTCCTGCGTGGTCCCTACTCCTATGCCCTCAAGATGCGTATTCTCAGCCCTACTGGTCATCTCTCTAACGAGCAGGCAGCCCAGGCGATCCTGCAAACCTGGCGTGCCGATGGCCTGCGCTGGATCTGGCTGGCTCATCTGAGCCAGGTCAACAATACGCCGCACCTGGCTTTACGTAGCGTCCAGCGTTACCTGGCGGAGGCCGGCGCCACCTTACAGCAGGTCCACCTGGCGACGCTGCCCCGCGCAATGGGAGCGGCCTGGGATTCGACCCGCCTCTGGCACGATGAATACTGGTGGCGCTGCGAAACCCTGGGTGAGCGATAA
- a CDS encoding amidohydrolase family protein, translated as MIIDFHTHLFPPHICQQRERYCERDPWFRTLYANPRAQLATAEDLIAEMDEAGVDASVAFSFGWTDPGLIEEGNSYVLDAMRRYPGRIYGMAVILPTAGRRAVHELARCAQAGMIGMGELMPHGQGYRLSDTHLLAPLIEVVRHYRLLVLSHCSEPVGHLYPGKGDVSVADVVAFLTAFPDVRFVAAHWGGGLPFYTLMPEVQQACSLVWYDTAATVFLYRPAIFPTVARLVGAEHILFASDYALLRQRRVIEHIQQAGLRADELTKILGENARLLLGLPEQPAR; from the coding sequence ATGATCATTGATTTCCATACCCACCTCTTCCCTCCTCATATTTGTCAGCAACGTGAGCGCTACTGCGAGCGCGACCCCTGGTTCCGGACACTCTATGCCAATCCTCGCGCTCAGCTGGCCACAGCTGAGGACCTGATCGCGGAAATGGATGAGGCAGGCGTGGATGCTTCTGTGGCCTTCTCCTTCGGCTGGACCGATCCGGGCCTGATTGAAGAAGGGAACAGCTACGTTCTCGATGCTATGCGGCGCTATCCGGGCCGCATCTATGGCATGGCGGTCATCTTGCCTACAGCAGGGAGGAGGGCAGTGCATGAGTTGGCACGCTGCGCCCAGGCGGGCATGATCGGCATGGGCGAACTCATGCCCCACGGCCAGGGCTATCGCCTGAGCGACACTCATTTGCTGGCCCCTCTCATTGAGGTAGTGCGCCACTATCGCTTGCTGGTCCTCTCCCACTGCAGCGAGCCAGTGGGCCACCTCTATCCTGGCAAAGGCGATGTCTCTGTAGCCGACGTGGTCGCCTTTCTGACGGCTTTTCCTGACGTCCGCTTCGTCGCAGCCCATTGGGGTGGGGGCCTACCCTTTTATACGTTGATGCCAGAGGTGCAGCAAGCCTGTTCCCTGGTGTGGTATGATACTGCTGCAACGGTCTTCCTCTACCGTCCAGCTATCTTCCCGACGGTGGCCAGACTGGTAGGTGCCGAGCACATTCTCTTTGCCAGCGATTATGCCTTGCTGCGCCAGCGCCGCGTCATCGAGCATATTCAGCAGGCCGGCCTCCGCGCCGATGAGCTGACCAAAATCCTGGGCGAAAACGCACGCCTCCTGCTCGGCCTGCCTGAGCAACCTGCCCGCTGA
- a CDS encoding adenylate/guanylate cyclase domain-containing protein, producing the protein MLRCPRCQTQNPSHAKFCFACGLRFLICPYCGTANPPVARFCIECGRLQSQKGHEQEPAETSPWPVPAFRSGGEGWPGSEALPQLPAPMSALEPTVEQASTPRPALRTPEERRVVTVMFADIIGSTPLADRLDPEDLRAILAGYFTLMTEQIRRHGGTVEKYIGDAVMAVFGLPLAHEDDPDRAIRAALDMQAALVRFNQERRQRDPEAVLLQMRIGINTGEVATPGPDGSLSSRRDFLVTGEAVNLAARLQQVASPDTILVGERTYLATREVFRFRPLAPLQLKGKAEPSRAWVVLGLADEQPASSLVARARRGLLAPLIGRSLELTLMHATYARVLAECQPHLITLLGPSGIGKSRLVHEFIEREQEKARSTTGTDQVPAPLVMHGRCPPYGEGITYWPLIEILRALLQVQYNESDEDIHRRFTAFVSEVLERTGHKEDAADVAEAILLSVGRHLGRSITLPGGERRERQRMAHTRNLEQSGTQMTLLRSWRIFLAALAQQQPLILVIDDLQWADEALLDLLEHLMGRLSNVPLLLLCPARPEFLERRQDWGGGQRNFTTIVLEALSAEESKELVRALLKNTELPEALCHTILSRAEGNPFFVEELIRMFIDQEILVYEQDSWRVAREKEHLLSELASPAGPPDDALLDLHYTLPLPRVPDTIQGVLAARIDLLSPVEKHVLQKAAIIGRTFWLSGLRELTADLDEETLLQTLESLITRDFISESERRDRSPVENDRVFSFKHILTRDVVYHTLSRAHRALSHAQLARWLEEQVDGRTDRFVELLAYHYQQAAANWTPSLLAGLAEETEPALTLQELRQRATAYLTSAGDQALRSYYTIRAIQAYSDALELLNESGADRRALARMHEKLGDAFTQRANLKEAWQAYRLALQLLEAEAEPPSADLLYLYDSLAELATRWGPWHDAPPDMDEVRAYIDAGLALAEDQGDRSVFLTYLALWYMCQREDDPNDVDERARQAEQALTSAREARRLAEEAQDVEALWLSLDALGGIYMKLCDYAEAHRTQHQRQQLQAQITRQQGRQDRQELHDLYYSLGWVHFFICDYPTAARWFGESWQVAQTMESPSLLLLSMLGRIHVWYEWERWDDAREAAQKALQLIEQYQLEEMWEIDALKHLVMIAYQTGDYGSGERYLRRLKLLGEQASSRLLRLDLELVLQLAHEDWGGAAETLREEIRRHEPFVRPEQQALLAELLVQIGASAEEQATWCQRALAAARRSQAAKAEGRAWRAQGRMALALQRWEEARTSLQQALALFERLDLPWERGQTLYYLGELHRRQAASAQLPDAARRWRELARRYFTQALGFFTALHAVRDRERVNNALQELR; encoded by the coding sequence ATGCTGCGCTGTCCGCGCTGTCAGACGCAGAATCCGTCGCATGCCAAATTCTGCTTTGCCTGCGGCCTTCGCTTCCTGATCTGCCCATACTGTGGTACGGCCAACCCTCCAGTGGCTCGCTTCTGCATCGAATGTGGACGGCTTCAGAGCCAGAAGGGGCATGAGCAGGAGCCAGCGGAGACCTCGCCCTGGCCGGTGCCAGCCTTTCGCAGTGGAGGAGAGGGGTGGCCGGGGTCCGAGGCGTTACCTCAGCTGCCGGCACCGATGTCCGCGCTGGAGCCGACTGTGGAGCAGGCGTCTACGCCGCGGCCCGCCTTGAGGACGCCCGAAGAGCGGCGTGTGGTGACGGTGATGTTCGCTGACATTATCGGTTCGACGCCGCTGGCCGATCGCCTTGATCCAGAGGATCTACGGGCCATCCTTGCCGGCTATTTCACCTTGATGACAGAGCAGATTCGCCGCCACGGCGGTACTGTCGAGAAATATATCGGGGATGCCGTCATGGCTGTCTTTGGCCTGCCGCTGGCGCACGAAGATGATCCCGACCGGGCCATTCGGGCCGCACTCGACATGCAAGCGGCGCTGGTGCGCTTCAACCAGGAGCGTCGCCAGCGCGACCCAGAGGCTGTGCTTCTCCAGATGCGTATCGGAATCAATACCGGCGAGGTAGCCACGCCTGGGCCTGATGGTAGCCTCAGCAGCCGCCGTGATTTTCTGGTGACAGGCGAGGCGGTCAATCTCGCCGCGCGCCTGCAGCAGGTGGCCAGTCCCGACACTATCCTGGTAGGAGAGCGCACCTATCTGGCCACGCGTGAGGTCTTCCGCTTTCGCCCGCTGGCCCCCTTGCAGCTCAAGGGGAAGGCGGAGCCAAGCCGGGCCTGGGTAGTGCTGGGCCTGGCGGACGAGCAGCCTGCCAGTTCACTGGTAGCACGCGCCCGCCGCGGTCTGCTGGCCCCGTTGATTGGGCGCTCGTTGGAACTGACCTTGATGCATGCAACTTATGCTCGTGTATTGGCCGAGTGTCAGCCTCATTTGATCACGTTGCTGGGTCCCTCGGGCATTGGCAAGTCGCGCCTGGTGCACGAGTTCATCGAACGCGAGCAGGAGAAAGCTCGCAGTACGACAGGCACGGATCAAGTGCCGGCGCCTCTGGTGATGCATGGGCGCTGCCCTCCTTACGGAGAGGGTATCACCTACTGGCCGCTGATCGAGATTCTTCGGGCCTTGCTCCAGGTGCAATATAACGAGAGCGATGAGGATATCCATCGACGTTTCACGGCCTTCGTCAGCGAAGTATTGGAGAGGACCGGGCACAAAGAAGATGCTGCGGATGTGGCTGAGGCTATCCTGCTGAGTGTCGGGCGCCACCTCGGGCGGTCGATAACGTTGCCGGGCGGTGAGCGGCGCGAGCGGCAGCGCATGGCCCATACGCGCAATCTGGAGCAGAGTGGCACTCAGATGACCTTACTGCGTTCCTGGCGCATCTTCCTGGCCGCGCTGGCTCAGCAGCAGCCGCTCATCCTCGTCATCGATGATCTCCAATGGGCGGATGAGGCTTTGCTCGATCTGCTGGAGCACCTGATGGGGCGGCTGAGCAACGTTCCGCTTCTCTTGCTCTGCCCCGCACGGCCCGAGTTTCTGGAGCGGCGCCAGGATTGGGGTGGGGGACAGCGCAATTTTACGACGATTGTGCTGGAGGCTCTCTCCGCCGAGGAAAGCAAGGAGCTGGTGCGCGCTTTGCTGAAGAACACCGAGCTGCCAGAGGCTCTCTGTCACACGATCCTGTCCCGGGCTGAAGGCAATCCTTTCTTTGTGGAGGAGCTGATCCGCATGTTCATTGACCAGGAGATTCTGGTCTATGAGCAGGATAGCTGGCGCGTGGCCCGCGAGAAGGAGCATCTTCTCAGCGAATTGGCCAGCCCGGCAGGGCCTCCCGATGATGCTCTGCTGGACCTCCATTATACGCTGCCCTTGCCGCGGGTTCCCGATACTATCCAGGGGGTGCTGGCGGCGCGCATCGATTTGCTCAGTCCGGTCGAAAAGCATGTCTTACAAAAGGCGGCGATCATCGGGCGCACCTTCTGGCTCTCGGGCTTGCGCGAGCTGACCGCTGACCTGGATGAGGAGACGCTCCTGCAGACGCTGGAGTCGCTGATCACGCGCGACTTCATCTCTGAGTCGGAGCGGCGCGATCGTAGCCCTGTTGAGAACGATCGGGTCTTTAGCTTCAAGCATATTCTGACGCGCGATGTGGTCTATCACACGCTTTCGCGGGCGCATCGTGCTCTGAGTCATGCCCAGCTGGCACGCTGGCTGGAAGAGCAGGTCGACGGGCGCACTGATCGCTTCGTTGAGCTGCTGGCTTATCATTACCAGCAGGCAGCCGCTAACTGGACGCCCAGTCTGCTGGCCGGTCTGGCCGAGGAAACAGAGCCAGCGCTGACGCTGCAGGAGCTGCGTCAGCGAGCGACGGCTTACTTGACGAGCGCTGGCGATCAGGCGCTGCGCAGCTACTATACGATTCGGGCCATCCAGGCTTACAGCGATGCCTTGGAGCTGTTGAATGAGAGTGGAGCAGACCGCCGTGCACTGGCGCGCATGCATGAGAAGCTAGGCGATGCCTTCACACAGCGCGCCAATCTCAAGGAAGCCTGGCAGGCTTACCGGCTGGCACTCCAGCTGCTGGAAGCCGAAGCTGAGCCGCCTTCGGCTGATCTCCTTTATCTTTACGATAGTCTGGCCGAGCTGGCAACACGCTGGGGGCCGTGGCACGACGCTCCCCCCGATATGGATGAGGTGCGTGCCTACATCGATGCCGGTCTGGCCCTCGCAGAAGATCAGGGTGACCGCTCCGTCTTTCTGACTTATCTGGCTCTGTGGTATATGTGCCAACGGGAGGATGACCCCAATGACGTCGACGAGCGAGCCAGGCAGGCGGAGCAAGCCCTCACGAGCGCCCGCGAGGCGCGGCGCCTGGCCGAGGAGGCTCAGGATGTGGAAGCGCTTTGGCTGTCTCTCGATGCGCTCGGGGGGATCTATATGAAGCTCTGCGACTATGCGGAAGCTCATCGCACTCAGCACCAGCGTCAGCAGCTTCAGGCCCAGATTACTCGTCAGCAGGGGCGTCAGGATCGACAGGAGCTGCACGATCTCTACTATTCTCTGGGATGGGTGCACTTTTTTATCTGTGACTATCCAACGGCGGCGCGCTGGTTCGGTGAGTCGTGGCAGGTTGCCCAGACGATGGAAAGCCCGTCGTTGCTCCTGCTGAGTATGCTGGGGCGCATCCACGTCTGGTACGAATGGGAGCGCTGGGATGATGCGCGTGAGGCGGCGCAGAAGGCGCTGCAACTGATCGAGCAATACCAGCTTGAAGAGATGTGGGAGATCGACGCCCTGAAGCATCTGGTGATGATTGCCTACCAGACGGGTGACTACGGGAGTGGGGAGCGCTACCTGCGTCGCCTGAAGCTTCTCGGTGAGCAGGCAAGCTCTCGTCTGCTGCGCCTGGATCTGGAATTAGTTCTGCAGCTTGCGCACGAAGACTGGGGCGGGGCAGCGGAGACGCTCAGGGAGGAGATTCGACGTCACGAGCCTTTCGTGCGACCAGAGCAGCAGGCCCTCCTGGCCGAGCTTCTGGTTCAGATTGGCGCCTCGGCTGAGGAGCAGGCCACGTGGTGTCAGCGTGCGCTGGCGGCAGCCCGCCGGTCGCAGGCGGCGAAGGCCGAGGGCCGAGCCTGGCGCGCACAGGGCCGTATGGCCCTGGCTCTGCAGCGCTGGGAGGAGGCGCGGACCTCTCTGCAGCAAGCCTTAGCGCTTTTTGAGCGTCTCGACCTCCCCTGGGAACGTGGCCAGACCCTCTACTACCTGGGCGAGCTGCATCGGAGACAGGCGGCCAGCGCTCAGCTCCCCGATGCCGCGAGACGGTGGCGCGAGCTGGCCCGTCGCTACTTTACGCAGGCGCTGGGCTTCTTTACGGCCTTGCACGCTGTACGCGATAGGGAGCGAGTCAACAATGCTCTGCAAGAGCTGCGATAG
- a CDS encoding DUF402 domain-containing protein, giving the protein MQADFRVESRSYDGVLRGTWRAWRLSPEVQLSDPPTASPGADCLRLWLPAGTLMEWTTGTRPLRHHCLQFFWPERWYMLSAFYNGCDLLYTYATIILPPTIEVAGVRYVDLDLTMLVRPDLSYEVLTQAEFDHMVELLDYSEETRIGALLALRTLTNAAQIGTGLFRLIPQRLLQTDFQRHDCLSQQHGLS; this is encoded by the coding sequence ATGCAAGCGGATTTTCGTGTCGAGAGTCGCAGTTATGATGGAGTGCTGCGCGGCACCTGGCGTGCCTGGCGCCTCTCTCCAGAGGTGCAGCTGAGCGATCCTCCAACGGCCTCGCCAGGTGCCGACTGCCTGCGTCTCTGGCTGCCCGCAGGAACGCTGATGGAGTGGACCACCGGAACACGCCCACTGCGCCATCATTGTCTCCAGTTCTTCTGGCCGGAGCGCTGGTATATGTTGAGCGCCTTCTACAATGGCTGCGATCTGCTCTATACGTATGCGACCATCATCTTGCCACCAACAATCGAGGTGGCAGGTGTGCGCTACGTCGACCTCGACTTGACAATGCTGGTGCGCCCTGACCTGTCCTACGAGGTGCTGACGCAGGCCGAGTTCGATCATATGGTTGAGCTGCTCGACTATAGCGAGGAGACGCGCATTGGGGCCTTGCTGGCCCTGCGCACCCTGACGAATGCGGCCCAAATCGGAACGGGCCTCTTTCGCCTGATCCCTCAGCGCCTCCTCCAAACCGATTTCCAGCGCCATGACTGTCTATCGCAGCAGCATGGCCTGAGCTGA